The following proteins are co-located in the Gloeocapsa sp. PCC 7428 genome:
- the nfi gene encoding deoxyribonuclease V (cleaves DNA at apurinic or apyrimidinic sites) produces MKIRQHHSWILTVEEAIALQEKLTKEVITVDQIPQPVRYVAGVDMGFESAGTISRAAVAVLSFPALQLQEYAIARRPTSFPYIPGLLSFREIPALLDALEKINTTPDLILCDGQGIAHPRRLGIASHLGLILDMPTIGVAKSLLVGKHQEVPNIKGSWQPLIHRQETIGAALRTRVGTKPVYISSGHRVSLLTAIDYVLQCTPKYRLPETTRIADKLSKSDD; encoded by the coding sequence ATGAAAATTCGCCAACATCATTCTTGGATACTCACAGTCGAAGAGGCGATCGCGCTTCAAGAAAAGTTAACAAAAGAAGTGATTACGGTAGATCAAATTCCGCAGCCAGTGCGGTATGTTGCTGGGGTAGATATGGGATTTGAATCGGCTGGAACAATTAGTCGCGCGGCTGTAGCTGTGTTGAGTTTTCCAGCGTTGCAATTGCAAGAGTATGCGATCGCGCGTCGCCCGACATCGTTTCCTTATATACCAGGATTGCTATCGTTTCGTGAAATTCCTGCGTTACTTGATGCTTTGGAAAAAATTAATACCACACCCGATTTAATTCTCTGCGATGGTCAAGGAATTGCGCATCCGCGCCGCTTGGGTATTGCCTCGCATTTGGGATTAATTTTAGATATGCCAACAATTGGTGTTGCGAAATCTTTGTTGGTTGGTAAACATCAAGAAGTGCCGAATATCAAAGGCAGCTGGCAACCTTTAATCCATCGCCAAGAGACGATTGGGGCAGCATTACGAACGCGTGTAGGTACAAAGCCAGTGTATATTTCGAGTGGTCATCGCGTGAGTTTACTGACAGCGATTGATTATGTTTTGCAATGTACGCCAAAATACCGCTTGCCAGAAACGACGCGAATTGCCGATAAGTTAAGTAAGAGCGATGATTGA
- a CDS encoding DUF3172 domain-containing protein, with translation MKRKYTRTPETKSPGFVSTALNYTSIFVLAGVFILGIGIGIAFSTTTTLSPGNVVSREFIDQTAPNPELCVQYGASAMELDTRLFVSLNPFNVYVAQPSLRPGCVLRTSNWDLLVQRRLVTSDQVRDCKQRMNTFAFTGDLGSSPEISCVYQNDAAKNFYLNQPGAVVPQETQRF, from the coding sequence ATGAAACGTAAATATACTAGAACTCCTGAAACTAAATCTCCTGGCTTTGTATCCACAGCTTTAAACTACACCTCGATCTTTGTGCTAGCGGGGGTTTTTATTTTAGGAATTGGCATTGGTATTGCCTTTAGCACGACAACGACACTTAGCCCTGGTAACGTTGTTTCCCGCGAATTTATCGATCAGACTGCGCCTAATCCTGAGTTATGCGTACAGTATGGGGCTAGCGCGATGGAGTTGGATACGCGTTTGTTTGTCTCGCTCAATCCATTCAATGTCTATGTTGCGCAACCTAGTCTAAGACCTGGATGCGTTCTGCGGACGAGCAATTGGGATCTTCTGGTGCAACGAAGGCTAGTAACATCAGACCAAGTACGCGATTGTAAACAGCGCATGAATACATTTGCGTTTACGGGCGACTTGGGAAGTTCGCCGGAAATTAGTTGCGTTTATCAAAATGATGCTGCCAAGAACTTCTACTTAAATCAACCAGGAGCAGTTGTACCTCAAGAAACACAAAGGTTTTAA
- a CDS encoding prohibitin family protein codes for MRTRFGAIDSLKSGVLFTGGVALVLAAVVFKPFAIVNAGERGVVMRFGKVQDTVLDEGIHPIMPIVTTVRSINVRVQESSFNSDAASKDLQKVTTEISLNWHIDPARVNKVYQQVGDEEQIVAGIITPAVSEVLKAATAKKTAEQIITERTDLKEEIDKQLESRLANYGLVVDDVSLVNFAFSPEFSKAIESKQIAEQEAKQAEFIALKASKEAIAEVNRAKGQAEAQRLQRLTLTPELLQKQAIEKWDGRFPTVMSGNGTLPLINVDAASLTSRK; via the coding sequence ATGCGAACCAGATTTGGTGCTATCGATAGTCTCAAGTCAGGAGTTTTGTTTACAGGCGGTGTTGCTCTTGTACTTGCAGCAGTTGTCTTTAAACCTTTTGCCATCGTTAATGCTGGTGAAAGAGGTGTCGTCATGCGATTTGGTAAAGTCCAAGATACCGTTTTAGATGAGGGGATTCACCCCATTATGCCGATTGTGACTACTGTTAGAAGTATCAATGTCCGCGTGCAAGAAAGTAGTTTTAATTCTGATGCAGCTTCTAAAGATTTGCAAAAAGTCACCACAGAAATTTCGCTGAATTGGCATATTGATCCGGCTAGAGTAAATAAAGTTTATCAGCAAGTTGGCGATGAAGAACAAATTGTTGCTGGTATTATTACTCCGGCTGTTTCTGAAGTACTAAAAGCAGCAACGGCGAAAAAAACGGCTGAACAAATTATTACCGAAAGAACGGATTTAAAAGAAGAAATTGACAAACAACTTGAAAGTCGATTAGCCAATTATGGGCTTGTTGTTGATGATGTTTCGCTTGTGAATTTTGCCTTCTCGCCAGAGTTTAGCAAAGCAATTGAATCAAAACAAATTGCTGAACAAGAAGCCAAACAAGCCGAATTTATCGCTTTGAAAGCTTCCAAAGAGGCGATCGCCGAAGTCAACCGCGCTAAAGGACAAGCCGAAGCCCAAAGACTGCAAAGGCTGACACTCACGCCAGAACTTTTGCAAAAACAAGCAATCGAAAAGTGGGATGGTCGTTTTCCTACCGTAATGAGCGGTAACGGTACTCTACCGTTGATTAACGTTGATGCTGCTAGTTTAACGAGTCGCAAGTAA
- a CDS encoding AMIN domain-containing protein, translating into MNRGYLGNERLGSRFGLIPLMGLMTIVAVESGTKPASPAATLSSWRFDPAANQLEITLEAKTTPNYFLLDQPLRIVLDLPNTQLGKVATQQDYTGAVRQVRVSQFDKNVTRIVLELAPDTILNTGQMVQLQRTTPQAATGDRWVLRPQIARETSLPTTLPPATPPSPQQPVVSVPPLQPSPTASSAPNELIIDFGQPLPTTAPSVTPPTPPSNVTAPVIVVPASPAPLPNTALPNTAMLSRQSPDVLLLAGTRLNLRYAGESPLLLKAGVPQPAKMVLAEDVRDRNLNAQSVVIDNLIAPAGTTVTGEFETDTRGSRFVAQAIALQGQNLPLAAESGVLDAADKVAAANATTIEPGKIVQIRLTQDLIKI; encoded by the coding sequence ATGAATAGGGGATATTTAGGTAACGAGCGTTTGGGAAGTCGATTCGGTTTGATACCGTTGATGGGGTTAATGACAATAGTCGCTGTAGAAAGTGGCACAAAGCCTGCATCTCCTGCTGCAACTTTATCAAGTTGGCGCTTCGATCCTGCGGCAAATCAGTTAGAAATTACGCTAGAAGCAAAAACAACACCTAATTACTTTTTGCTCGATCAGCCGTTACGGATTGTTCTTGATTTACCGAACACGCAGTTAGGAAAAGTCGCGACACAACAAGATTATACTGGGGCAGTTCGTCAAGTTCGCGTTTCGCAGTTTGATAAAAATGTGACGCGGATTGTTTTAGAACTTGCGCCCGATACTATTTTAAATACAGGGCAAATGGTGCAGCTACAACGCACAACACCGCAAGCGGCTACAGGCGATCGCTGGGTATTACGTCCCCAAATTGCGCGTGAAACGTCACTTCCTACTACACTACCGCCCGCAACGCCTCCTAGCCCCCAACAGCCCGTCGTTAGCGTACCACCGTTACAACCATCGCCTACCGCGAGTTCTGCACCCAACGAACTAATTATTGATTTTGGGCAACCGTTACCTACAACTGCGCCAAGCGTTACACCGCCAACTCCCCCTAGTAATGTTACAGCACCTGTTATCGTTGTTCCTGCGAGTCCTGCACCACTTCCTAATACGGCTTTACCCAATACGGCGATGTTGAGTAGACAGTCACCCGATGTTCTATTACTCGCAGGTACAAGGCTTAACCTTCGCTACGCTGGTGAATCACCGTTACTTCTCAAAGCAGGCGTTCCCCAACCTGCAAAAATGGTTCTTGCAGAAGATGTTCGCGATCGCAATCTGAATGCTCAAAGTGTCGTTATCGATAATTTAATCGCCCCCGCCGGTACGACAGTGACTGGAGAATTTGAAACTGATACTCGTGGTAGCCGCTTTGTGGCGCAGGCGATCGCGCTTCAAGGTCAAAATTTGCCTTTAGCGGCTGAATCAGGTGTTCTTGACGCCGCTGATAAAGTCGCTGCTGCTAACGCGACAACGATAGAACCAGGCAAAATTGTCCAAATTCGCTTAACTCAAGACCTCATAAAAATTTAA